One window of the Benincasa hispida cultivar B227 chromosome 3, ASM972705v1, whole genome shotgun sequence genome contains the following:
- the LOC120073478 gene encoding uncharacterized mitochondrial protein AtMg00300-like, which yields MYVYKGSEVVLRDIKCGTLYFLLGSTIIGYVAVKSFILHKDDMTKLWHMRLGHMSEKWMQILLKRDLLCGHKVQDVEFCEHYVFGKLHRNKFPRGVHRTKGTLDYIHSNCWGPSRIESISTLCI from the coding sequence ATGTATGTCTACAAGGGTTCTGAGGTAGTTCTGAGAGATATAAAATGTGGAACATTATATTTTCTATTAGGTTCCACAATTATAGGTTATGTTGCTGTTAAATCGTTTATCCTCCACAAGGATGACATGACTAAGTTGTGGCAtatgagacttggtcacatGAGTGAAAAGTGGATGCAAATTCTGTTAAAGAGGGATCTTCTATGTGGGCACAAGGTGCAAGATGttgaattttgtgaacattATGTATTTGGTAAGCTTCATCGCAACAAGtttccaagaggtgttcatcgtACAAAAGGAACACTTGATTATATCCATTCAAATTGTTGGGGACCTTCTAGAATTGAATCTATAAGTACTTTATGTATAtga